From a region of the Hymenobacter jejuensis genome:
- a CDS encoding sigma-54-dependent transcriptional regulator, with the protein MPTGTLLIIDEETRLRQLLARVLELEGYTVLQAIDGRRGLEILEQHAQEVLVVLSDVRLPDSNGLELLPKLKTKAPDAEVILMTAYGTIPDGVRAMKHGAFDYLTKGDSDDQLLVIVERAAEKARLRHRVAELERQVGRLHSFESMIGSSPALRRAQRLGEQVAPTDSTVLLEGPTGSGKELFAQAIHEASQRRSKPFVAVNCSAFPRDLLESELFGYRKGAFTGAMADKKGLLEEANGGTLFLDEIGELELNVQAKFLRVLELQQFTKLGDTKPMGVNVRLVAATNRNLRQEAAESRFRPDLYYRLSVFTIPVPSLKERATDVPVLASYFLQYFAAKLKKRLPGLDDECLRLLQQYEWPGNVRELKNVLERAAILAPGGEPLAAGFLPDEFHVLPRAASPDADPDSVSLRAVEARHIRQVLHDVQGNKTEAARQLGIGLTTLYRKLQEYDLAG; encoded by the coding sequence ATGCCCACCGGTACGCTGCTCATCATCGACGAAGAAACCCGGCTGCGGCAGCTGCTGGCGCGGGTCTTGGAGCTGGAAGGCTACACGGTGCTGCAAGCCATCGACGGGCGGCGGGGGCTGGAAATCCTGGAGCAGCACGCCCAGGAAGTGCTCGTGGTGCTCTCCGATGTGCGCCTGCCCGACTCCAACGGCCTGGAGCTGTTGCCCAAGCTCAAGACCAAAGCCCCGGATGCAGAAGTAATTCTGATGACGGCCTACGGCACCATCCCCGACGGCGTGCGGGCCATGAAGCACGGCGCTTTCGATTACCTGACCAAAGGCGACTCTGACGATCAGCTCCTGGTAATTGTAGAGCGAGCGGCCGAAAAAGCCCGCCTTCGCCACCGCGTGGCCGAACTAGAGCGCCAAGTGGGCCGCCTGCACAGCTTCGAATCGATGATTGGCAGTTCGCCGGCGTTGCGGCGGGCCCAGCGCCTGGGCGAGCAAGTGGCTCCCACCGACAGCACCGTGCTGCTGGAAGGCCCCACGGGCTCGGGCAAAGAACTGTTTGCCCAGGCCATTCACGAGGCGAGCCAGCGCCGCAGCAAGCCGTTTGTGGCCGTCAATTGCAGTGCTTTCCCCCGCGATTTGCTCGAATCGGAGCTGTTCGGCTACCGCAAAGGCGCCTTCACCGGGGCCATGGCCGACAAAAAAGGCCTGTTGGAAGAAGCCAACGGGGGCACACTGTTTCTGGATGAGATCGGGGAGCTGGAACTAAACGTACAGGCTAAGTTCTTGAGGGTGTTGGAGTTGCAGCAATTCACCAAGCTCGGCGACACCAAACCCATGGGCGTAAACGTGCGCTTGGTAGCGGCCACTAACCGCAACCTGCGACAGGAAGCCGCCGAAAGCCGGTTTCGCCCCGATCTGTATTACCGCCTGTCGGTATTTACCATTCCGGTGCCCTCGCTTAAAGAGCGCGCAACTGACGTGCCCGTGCTGGCCAGCTACTTTCTGCAATATTTTGCGGCCAAGCTCAAGAAGCGTCTGCCCGGCCTCGACGACGAATGCCTGCGTCTGCTCCAGCAATACGAATGGCCCGGCAACGTGCGCGAACTCAAAAATGTACTGGAGCGCGCCGCCATTCTGGCCCCCGGCGGCGAGCCGCTGGCGGCCGGCTTCCTGCCCGACGAGTTTCACGTATTGCCCCGCGCCGCCAGCCCCGACGCCGACCCCGACAGTGTGAGCCTGCGGGCCGTGGAAGCACGCCACATCCGGCAGGTGCTCCACGACGTGCAAGGCAACAAAACTGAAGCCGCCCGCCAGCTCGGCATCGGCCTAACGACGCTGTACCGCAAGCTACAGGAGTACGATCTGGCTGGTTGA